A window from Mycobacterium saskatchewanense encodes these proteins:
- a CDS encoding SDR family oxidoreductase produces the protein MILDRFRLEDKVAVITGGGRGLGAAIARAFAEAGADVLIASRTESQLDAVAEQVRAAGRRAHVVAADLAHPEATAQLAGQAVEAFGKLDIVVNNVGGTMPNTLLTTSTKDLKDAFTFNVATAHALTVAAVPLMLEHSGGGSIINITSTMGRLAGRGFAAYGTAKAALSHYTRLTALDLCPRIRVNAIAPGSILTSALDVVASNDDLRAPMEKATPLRRLGDPVDIAAAAVYLASPAGSFLTGKTLEVDGGLTYPNLDIPVPDL, from the coding sequence ATGATCCTTGACAGGTTCCGTCTCGAAGACAAAGTCGCCGTCATCACGGGTGGCGGCCGGGGCCTCGGGGCGGCCATCGCGCGGGCGTTCGCCGAGGCGGGTGCCGACGTCCTGATCGCATCGCGGACCGAATCCCAACTAGATGCCGTCGCCGAACAGGTCCGCGCCGCCGGCCGCCGGGCCCACGTCGTGGCCGCCGACCTGGCGCATCCGGAGGCGACCGCACAGCTTGCCGGTCAGGCGGTCGAGGCCTTCGGCAAGCTCGACATCGTTGTCAACAACGTCGGCGGCACCATGCCCAACACGTTGCTGACCACATCGACCAAGGACCTCAAGGACGCGTTCACCTTCAACGTCGCCACCGCGCATGCGCTGACCGTCGCGGCGGTGCCGCTGATGCTCGAGCACTCCGGTGGCGGCAGCATCATCAACATCACCTCGACCATGGGACGGCTGGCCGGTCGGGGTTTCGCCGCCTACGGCACCGCCAAGGCCGCGCTGTCCCACTACACCCGTCTGACGGCCCTGGACCTTTGCCCCCGCATCCGCGTCAACGCGATCGCGCCGGGCTCGATCCTGACCTCAGCGCTCGACGTGGTGGCGTCCAACGACGATCTGCGGGCTCCGATGGAAAAGGCGACCCCGCTGCGCCGACTCGGCGATCCTGTCGACATCGCTGCCGCCGCAGTGTATTTGGCGTCCCCGGCGGGCAGCTTCCTGACCGGCAAGACGCTGGAGGTCGATGGCGGCCTCACCTACCCCAACCTCGACATCCCAGTCCCCGACCTGTAA
- a CDS encoding NAD(P)H-dependent amine dehydrogenase family protein, protein MPIPVVQLGTGNVGVHALRSLITNPAFELTGVWVSSEAKAGKDAAELAGFADATGVRASTDLDAVLATGPQCAVYTAMADNRLPEALEDYRRVLAAGVNIVGSGPVFLQYPWRVIPEELIAPLEAAAHEGNSSLYVNGIDPGFANDLMPLALAGTCQSVQQIRCMEIVDYATYDSATVMFDVMGFGKPLDEIPMLLQTGVLSMAWGSVVRQLAAGLGISLDEVAEVYVREPAPEDFAIASGHIAKGTAAALRFEVFGMVKGDPVVVLEHVTRLRDDLCPDWPQPAQPGGSYRIEITGEPSYAMDICLSSRKGDHNHAGLVATAMRVVNAIPAVVAAAPGIVTTLDLPLITGNGLYLPG, encoded by the coding sequence ATGCCCATCCCCGTCGTCCAATTGGGCACCGGCAACGTCGGCGTCCACGCGCTCCGGTCGCTCATCACCAACCCGGCATTCGAACTCACCGGCGTCTGGGTGTCCTCGGAGGCCAAGGCCGGCAAGGACGCGGCCGAACTCGCCGGGTTCGCGGACGCCACCGGTGTGCGGGCCAGCACCGACCTGGACGCCGTGCTGGCCACCGGGCCGCAGTGCGCCGTCTACACCGCGATGGCCGACAACCGACTCCCAGAGGCGCTCGAGGACTACCGGCGCGTCCTCGCCGCCGGCGTCAACATCGTGGGCAGCGGGCCGGTTTTCCTGCAGTACCCGTGGCGGGTGATCCCCGAGGAACTCATCGCTCCGCTCGAAGCTGCTGCGCACGAAGGGAATTCGAGCCTCTACGTGAATGGCATCGACCCGGGCTTCGCTAACGACCTGATGCCCCTGGCATTGGCGGGCACGTGTCAGAGCGTCCAGCAGATCCGATGCATGGAGATCGTCGACTACGCCACCTACGACAGCGCCACCGTCATGTTCGACGTGATGGGGTTCGGCAAGCCGCTCGACGAGATCCCGATGCTGCTGCAGACCGGAGTGCTGAGCATGGCGTGGGGCTCGGTCGTGCGGCAACTCGCGGCGGGCCTCGGGATATCGCTGGACGAGGTCGCCGAAGTATACGTGCGCGAACCGGCGCCCGAGGACTTCGCCATCGCGTCGGGCCACATCGCCAAGGGCACCGCCGCCGCGCTGCGGTTCGAGGTGTTCGGCATGGTCAAGGGCGATCCGGTGGTCGTCCTCGAACACGTCACCCGGCTGCGTGACGACCTCTGCCCTGACTGGCCGCAGCCCGCACAGCCGGGCGGCTCCTACCGCATCGAGATCACCGGTGAACCGTCCTACGCCATGGACATCTGCCTGAGCAGCCGCAAGGGCGATCACAACCACGCCGGGCTCGTCGCCACGGCAATGCGCGTCGTCAACGCGATCCCGGCGGTGGTGGCCGCGGCGCCGGGCATCGTCACCACGCTCGACCTGCCTCTGATCACCGGCAACGGACTGTACCTTCCCGGCTGA
- a CDS encoding NADPH:quinone oxidoreductase family protein: MKAWVATSLDGEDGLQLRDLPSPVCEATQVRIANHAVALNFADVLITRGKYQLRLEPPFVPGTECAGIISEVGSEVAGLAVGDRVLTVAGFGAFAEEVVAAPSIQQLHRIPTAMPFTEAAGFAMVHGTAIHALRQRGNLQPGETVLVLGAGGGCGSAAVAVATAMGARVIAGASSAQKCAIAFTLGAQDVINYATEDLREQVMNLTGGAGVDVVFDPVGGNLFDQARRCVGWNGRYLVIGFAAGDIPVMPANYTILKSMAMVGVAYGMSALKDPAMNESNFNQLFDWYSRGKLPAHLGTVVGFGELKHACEELFAGSALGKTVIEIETSQP; this comes from the coding sequence ATGAAGGCGTGGGTTGCGACGAGCTTGGACGGCGAAGACGGGTTGCAGCTGCGTGATTTACCGAGTCCGGTGTGCGAAGCGACGCAGGTGCGCATCGCCAATCACGCTGTTGCACTCAACTTCGCTGACGTACTAATTACCCGAGGGAAGTACCAACTTCGCCTCGAACCGCCGTTCGTGCCGGGCACCGAATGCGCCGGCATCATCTCCGAAGTGGGCTCCGAAGTAGCCGGGCTAGCGGTCGGCGACCGTGTCTTGACCGTTGCCGGCTTCGGAGCATTCGCCGAAGAAGTGGTGGCGGCACCGTCGATCCAGCAGCTGCATCGCATACCGACGGCGATGCCGTTCACCGAGGCAGCCGGTTTCGCAATGGTTCATGGCACCGCGATACACGCCCTGCGTCAACGCGGCAATCTCCAACCCGGAGAGACCGTCTTGGTACTGGGCGCGGGGGGTGGTTGCGGAAGCGCCGCGGTCGCCGTCGCTACCGCCATGGGGGCCCGCGTCATCGCAGGAGCGTCATCTGCTCAAAAGTGCGCCATCGCTTTCACACTCGGCGCTCAGGATGTCATCAATTACGCGACTGAAGACCTGCGTGAGCAGGTCATGAACCTGACCGGGGGCGCGGGGGTCGACGTGGTGTTCGATCCGGTGGGTGGCAACCTGTTCGATCAGGCCCGCCGCTGCGTGGGATGGAACGGCCGGTATCTCGTCATAGGTTTCGCGGCCGGGGATATCCCGGTGATGCCGGCCAATTACACGATCCTCAAATCGATGGCGATGGTGGGCGTCGCCTACGGCATGTCGGCGCTGAAGGATCCCGCGATGAACGAATCGAACTTCAACCAGCTTTTCGACTGGTACTCCCGTGGCAAGCTGCCCGCCCACCTCGGCACCGTGGTCGGCTTTGGCGAGCTCAAACACGCGTGCGAGGAATTGTTTGCGGGTAGCGCGCTCGGCAAGACCGTCATCGAAATCGAAACGAGCCAGCCATGA
- a CDS encoding Nramp family divalent metal transporter: MAQGTRASLRESWYLLGPAFVAAIAYVDPGNVAANVSSGSQFGYLLLWVIVVANVLAGLVQYLSAKLGLVTGRSLPAAIGKRISRPWRLTYWAQAELVAVATDMAEIVGGAIALRILFGLPLLLGGLVTGVVSLLLLAIQDRRGQIIFERVITGLLLVIAIGFAASFFVKTPPTGAVLSGLVPRFHGTESVLLAAAILGATVMPHAVYLHSGLVLDRHGHPAEGHHRRLLLRVTRLDVVLAMAVAGTVNAAMLLVAAINLQNQGVAATIDGAYAAIHNTLGTTIAVLFAIGLLASGLASSSVGSYAGAMIMQGLLHRSVPMLLRRLITLCPALVILAVGVDPTRTLVLSQVVLSFGIPFAVLPLVRLTSDRGLMGSDTNHPATTAAGWAVGILISLLNMVLIWLTVAG, encoded by the coding sequence TTGGCGCAGGGCACCCGGGCGTCGCTCAGGGAGAGCTGGTATCTGCTCGGTCCCGCGTTCGTCGCCGCCATCGCCTATGTCGACCCCGGAAACGTCGCAGCCAACGTGAGCTCCGGGTCGCAGTTCGGTTACCTGCTGCTGTGGGTCATCGTGGTCGCCAACGTGCTGGCGGGCCTGGTGCAGTACCTGTCGGCGAAGCTCGGCCTGGTGACGGGGCGCTCGCTGCCCGCGGCGATCGGCAAGCGGATAAGCCGTCCCTGGCGCCTGACCTACTGGGCCCAGGCCGAATTGGTGGCGGTCGCCACCGATATGGCCGAAATCGTCGGTGGAGCCATCGCCCTTCGCATCCTGTTCGGGCTTCCCCTCCTGCTCGGCGGCCTCGTCACCGGGGTGGTGTCCCTGCTCCTGCTGGCCATCCAGGATCGGCGCGGGCAGATCATCTTCGAGCGCGTCATCACGGGGTTGCTGCTCGTGATCGCGATCGGTTTCGCGGCGAGCTTCTTCGTCAAGACGCCGCCGACCGGGGCGGTGCTGAGCGGGCTGGTGCCACGGTTCCACGGGACCGAAAGCGTCCTGCTCGCCGCCGCGATCCTCGGCGCCACGGTGATGCCGCACGCGGTCTACCTGCACTCCGGCCTGGTGCTCGACCGGCACGGCCATCCCGCCGAGGGCCACCATCGGCGCCTCCTGCTACGGGTCACCCGCCTGGACGTCGTGCTGGCCATGGCGGTCGCCGGGACGGTGAACGCCGCGATGTTGTTGGTCGCCGCGATCAATCTGCAGAATCAGGGCGTCGCCGCCACCATCGACGGCGCCTACGCCGCGATCCACAACACGCTCGGGACGACGATCGCGGTGCTCTTTGCGATCGGGCTGCTCGCGTCCGGCCTGGCGTCGTCGTCGGTGGGCTCGTATGCCGGCGCCATGATCATGCAGGGGCTGCTGCATCGGTCGGTTCCCATGCTGTTGCGCCGCTTGATCACCCTCTGCCCGGCCTTGGTGATCCTCGCGGTCGGCGTCGACCCCACCCGGACCCTGGTTCTTTCCCAGGTTGTGCTCTCCTTCGGCATACCCTTCGCGGTGCTTCCACTGGTCAGGCTGACCAGTGACCGCGGGCTCATGGGCAGCGACACCAACCACCCCGCCACGACAGCTGCTGGCTGGGCCGTCGGCATATTGATTAGTCTGCTTAACATGGTGCTCATCTGGCTGACGGTGGCCGGCTGA
- the pstS gene encoding phosphate ABC transporter substrate-binding protein PstS, with product MNFNRIGAALSVIATGALVLSGCGSDNNASGGGNATTGSSAGKVSCGGKKTLKASGSTAQANAMTRFVKAFEQACSGQTLNYTANGSGAGISEFNGNQTDFGGSDSPLASNEYAAAQQRCGSPAWNLPVVFGPIAITYNVKGLTSLNLDGPTAAKIFNGAITTWNDPAIQALNAGVSLAAEPIHVVFRNDQSGTTDNFQHYLDAASNGAWGKGAGKTFNGGVGEGAKGNDGTSAAIKATEGSITYNEWSFAKAQNLNMAKIITVAGPDAVAISADSVGKTISGATVSGQGNDLVLDTNSFYKPTQPGSYPIVLATYEIVCSKYPDAQVGTAVKAFLQSTIGAGQDGLADNGYIPIPDSFKSRLSTSVNAIT from the coding sequence TTGAATTTCAACCGAATTGGCGCCGCGCTGAGTGTGATTGCCACCGGTGCGTTGGTGTTGTCGGGTTGCGGGAGTGACAACAACGCGTCCGGCGGCGGAAATGCGACCACCGGCTCGTCGGCGGGCAAGGTCAGCTGCGGGGGAAAGAAGACGCTGAAGGCCAGCGGGTCGACGGCACAGGCCAACGCAATGACCCGCTTCGTCAAGGCATTCGAGCAGGCCTGCTCCGGCCAGACCCTGAACTACACGGCCAATGGCTCGGGTGCCGGGATCAGTGAATTCAACGGCAATCAAACGGATTTCGGTGGGTCGGACTCGCCGTTGGCGTCGAATGAATATGCAGCGGCCCAGCAGCGTTGCGGTTCCCCGGCATGGAATCTGCCGGTGGTGTTCGGCCCCATCGCGATCACCTACAACGTCAAGGGGCTGACGTCGCTCAACCTGGACGGGCCCACCGCGGCGAAGATCTTCAACGGCGCGATCACCACGTGGAACGACCCCGCGATCCAGGCGCTGAACGCGGGTGTCAGCCTGGCCGCGGAGCCCATCCACGTGGTGTTCCGCAACGACCAGTCCGGCACCACCGACAACTTCCAGCACTACCTCGATGCGGCCTCCAACGGCGCGTGGGGCAAGGGCGCCGGCAAGACCTTCAACGGCGGCGTCGGTGAGGGCGCCAAGGGCAATGACGGTACGTCGGCCGCCATCAAGGCCACCGAGGGATCGATCACCTACAACGAGTGGTCATTCGCGAAGGCCCAGAACCTGAACATGGCCAAGATCATCACCGTGGCCGGCCCCGACGCCGTCGCGATCAGCGCCGACTCGGTCGGCAAGACGATCTCCGGCGCCACCGTCAGCGGACAGGGCAACGACCTGGTGCTCGACACCAACTCGTTCTACAAGCCGACGCAGCCGGGCTCGTACCCAATTGTGTTGGCCACGTACGAGATCGTCTGCTCGAAGTACCCGGACGCCCAGGTCGGGACGGCCGTCAAGGCGTTCCTGCAGAGCACAATCGGCGCGGGTCAGGACGGCTTGGCGGACAACGGGTACATTCCCATCCCCGATTCGTTCAAGTCGCGCCTGTCGACGTCGGTCAACGCGATCACGTGA
- a CDS encoding nucleotidyl transferase AbiEii/AbiGii toxin family protein has product MPHSHGDVARDPRRGLYSGVRVATDCGIASAVIELRLDVNFGDSVTPAPQQIDLPALRPDHPPIRILGYPLETVLAETISTAIGLGPPNTRVRDYADIYTLTGDRDISIGRWRRADRNCQLPRH; this is encoded by the coding sequence ATACCCCACTCACACGGTGACGTCGCGCGTGATCCGCGACGAGGACTGTACTCGGGAGTGCGCGTCGCGACGGACTGCGGAATCGCATCTGCGGTCATTGAGCTGCGTCTGGACGTCAACTTCGGCGACTCCGTCACTCCCGCACCTCAACAAATCGACCTACCCGCGCTACGGCCGGATCATCCACCGATTCGAATCCTCGGTTATCCGCTCGAGACAGTGCTCGCCGAAACGATCTCCACCGCAATAGGTCTCGGACCACCGAACACCCGCGTGCGCGACTACGCCGACATCTACACCCTCACCGGCGACCGAGACATCTCGATCGGCCGCTGGCGACGCGCTGATCGCAACTGCCAGTTACCGCGGCACTGA
- the pstA gene encoding phosphate ABC transporter permease PstA → MTVDTLDRPVKAGAFSPVSIQRRIKNNVATMFFLGSFLVALVPLVWVLSVVLVRGWCGVTRSGWWTHSLRGVLPEQFAGGVYHALYGTVLQAGVAALLSVPLGLMTAVFLVEYGSGRLVRVTTFMVDVLAGVPSIVAALFIFSLWIATMGFQQSSFAVSLALVLLMLPVVVRSTEEMLRLVPDDLREASYALGVSKWKTIVRIVFPIAMPGIVSGILLAVARVIGETAPVLVLVGYSRSINTDIFHGNMASLPLLIYTELTNPEHAGYLRIWGAALTLIILVAVINLTAALFRVVSNRRR, encoded by the coding sequence GTGACCGTTGACACGCTCGATCGGCCCGTCAAGGCGGGGGCTTTCAGCCCCGTCAGCATCCAGCGGCGGATCAAGAACAACGTCGCGACCATGTTTTTCCTCGGGTCTTTCCTGGTGGCCCTGGTCCCGCTGGTGTGGGTGCTCTCGGTGGTGCTCGTCCGCGGGTGGTGCGGCGTCACCCGGTCGGGTTGGTGGACGCATTCGCTAAGGGGAGTCCTGCCCGAGCAGTTCGCCGGCGGCGTGTATCACGCGCTGTATGGGACGGTGCTCCAGGCGGGCGTGGCCGCCCTGCTCTCGGTGCCGCTGGGACTGATGACGGCGGTATTCCTGGTGGAATACGGCTCGGGTCGGCTCGTGCGCGTGACCACCTTCATGGTCGACGTGCTCGCTGGCGTGCCCTCGATCGTCGCGGCGCTGTTCATCTTCAGTCTCTGGATCGCGACGATGGGATTCCAGCAGAGCTCGTTCGCGGTCTCGTTGGCGCTGGTCTTGCTGATGTTGCCGGTGGTGGTGCGCTCGACCGAGGAGATGCTCAGGCTGGTCCCCGACGACTTGCGGGAGGCGAGCTACGCCCTGGGCGTATCGAAATGGAAGACGATCGTGCGGATCGTCTTCCCCATCGCGATGCCCGGCATCGTCTCCGGAATCTTGCTGGCGGTCGCCCGAGTGATCGGCGAGACCGCTCCAGTACTCGTTCTGGTCGGCTACAGCCGCTCGATCAACACGGACATCTTCCACGGCAACATGGCCTCACTGCCGCTGCTGATCTACACCGAACTGACCAATCCCGAGCACGCGGGCTACCTGCGGATTTGGGGCGCGGCGCTGACCTTGATCATCCTCGTCGCG
- a CDS encoding SDR family NAD(P)-dependent oxidoreductase — protein sequence MIDSLFSVAGKVILVTGGSRGLGKAMSLGLAERGARVIVASRNLDSCGSVVSQIRDSQGHAAAVACHVADWDSLDEVVDAAVAQWGRLDGLVNNAGMSPLAPSLVETSERLFDKVIGVNLKGPTRLTALAAEAMRSTGGGSIVNISSFASVRPTPVATVYSSAKAGLNALTKAAALEYAGAGVRVNGIVCGTFDTDATAGLVGDPDLLPEVVRRIALGRVGRPDEVVGGVVYLLSNASSYTSGALLAIDGGIT from the coding sequence GTGATCGACTCATTGTTCTCTGTGGCCGGCAAGGTCATCCTGGTGACCGGTGGTAGCCGCGGGCTGGGCAAAGCGATGAGCCTGGGTCTGGCGGAGCGTGGCGCCAGAGTGATCGTTGCCAGTCGCAACCTGGATAGCTGCGGGAGCGTGGTGAGCCAGATCCGCGATAGTCAGGGCCACGCTGCGGCCGTCGCGTGCCATGTCGCCGACTGGGACTCACTCGATGAGGTCGTCGACGCTGCCGTCGCGCAATGGGGGCGCCTAGACGGGTTGGTCAACAATGCCGGAATGAGTCCGCTGGCGCCGTCGCTGGTTGAAACCTCGGAACGGTTGTTCGACAAGGTGATTGGGGTCAACCTAAAAGGGCCTACACGCCTGACTGCGCTGGCTGCAGAGGCGATGCGGAGCACCGGTGGCGGATCCATCGTCAACATCAGCTCGTTTGCCTCGGTGCGACCGACCCCGGTGGCCACCGTGTACTCGTCGGCGAAGGCGGGCTTGAATGCGCTGACGAAGGCCGCTGCCCTGGAATACGCCGGGGCAGGCGTACGGGTCAACGGCATCGTCTGCGGCACCTTCGACACGGATGCCACCGCAGGGTTGGTGGGCGATCCTGACCTGCTACCTGAAGTGGTGCGGCGCATCGCCTTGGGACGAGTCGGTCGTCCCGACGAGGTCGTCGGCGGGGTCGTCTATCTATTGTCTAACGCGTCGTCGTACACCTCGGGCGCATTGCTGGCTATCGATGGCGGGATCACCTGA
- the pstC gene encoding phosphate ABC transporter permease subunit PstC: protein MTSPSSTKRSGLKAVLARASGRGDKLFKFLAAAAGSTIIVAILLIAVFLLIRAVPSLRANHANFFTSAEFNTTSATKLAFGIRDLFMVTVLSSLSALLLAVPIAVGIAIFLTQYAPKRLARPFAAMVDLLAAVPSIIFGLWGIFVLAPRIEPVAEFLNRNLGWFFLFKKGNVSLAGGGTIFTAAIVLSVMILPIITSVSREVFRQTPHMQMEAAQALGATKWEVIRMTVLPFGRSGVIAASMLGLGRALGETVAVLIILRSAARAGSWSLFDGGYTFASKIASAASEFSEPLPTGAYISAGFALFVLTFVVNALARAIAGGKVNA from the coding sequence CTGACCAGCCCGTCGAGCACGAAGCGATCCGGGCTCAAGGCGGTGCTTGCGCGCGCATCGGGGCGCGGCGACAAGCTGTTCAAGTTCCTCGCCGCCGCTGCCGGTTCGACCATCATCGTCGCGATCCTGCTCATCGCGGTGTTCCTGCTGATCCGAGCCGTTCCGTCGTTGCGGGCCAACCACGCCAACTTCTTCACCAGCGCCGAGTTCAACACCACCAGTGCAACGAAGCTGGCGTTCGGTATTCGCGACCTGTTCATGGTGACGGTGCTGAGTTCGCTGAGCGCCTTGCTGCTGGCGGTTCCGATCGCAGTCGGGATCGCGATATTTCTCACCCAATATGCGCCAAAACGGCTCGCCCGCCCGTTTGCCGCGATGGTGGACCTGCTGGCCGCGGTGCCCTCGATCATCTTCGGGCTGTGGGGAATCTTCGTGCTGGCCCCCAGGATCGAGCCGGTCGCAGAATTCCTGAACCGGAATCTCGGCTGGTTCTTCTTGTTCAAGAAGGGCAACGTGTCGCTGGCCGGCGGCGGCACGATCTTCACCGCCGCGATCGTGCTCTCGGTGATGATCCTGCCGATCATCACGTCGGTGTCGCGTGAGGTCTTCCGACAGACCCCCCACATGCAGATGGAGGCCGCCCAGGCGCTGGGTGCCACCAAGTGGGAGGTGATACGGATGACCGTGCTGCCGTTCGGACGCAGCGGGGTGATCGCGGCTTCGATGCTCGGGCTGGGTCGTGCGCTGGGCGAGACCGTGGCGGTGCTGATCATCTTGCGGTCGGCCGCCCGCGCCGGCAGTTGGTCGCTGTTCGATGGCGGCTACACCTTTGCCTCGAAGATCGCGTCGGCGGCCTCCGAGTTCAGCGAACCGCTGCCCACGGGGGCTTACATCTCGGCGGGCTTCGCCCTGTTCGTCCTGACGTTTGTCGTCAACGCGCTGGCCCGTGCGATCGCGGGCGGAAAGGTCAACGCGTGA
- a CDS encoding LLM class F420-dependent oxidoreductase translates to MLVAKDFRFGLSMRFFKSRTALVEKVKRAEDLGYDILCVPDHLGAAAPFPTLTAVAMVTSRIRLSMYVLNAAFYKPALLSRDCQALDVLSDGRLEVGLGTGYVKEEFEAAELPYPSAGARVDNLEHMTAYLKEHHPTTPILVAGNGDRVLTLAARQADIIGLTGARARAVDDPLAERVDFVRNAAGDGFDRLELNMVITAMPPEGETFPDLKMTRRYEPDMSDEELISMPSVLSGSPRDMADRLCEYRDVYGLTSFTVQDNNLEAFAKVIAELR, encoded by the coding sequence TTGTTGGTGGCCAAGGATTTTCGCTTCGGCCTGAGCATGCGCTTCTTCAAGTCCCGCACCGCGCTCGTCGAGAAGGTGAAGCGTGCAGAGGATCTTGGCTATGACATCCTTTGCGTGCCAGACCATCTCGGTGCGGCGGCGCCGTTCCCAACGCTCACCGCGGTCGCGATGGTGACGTCCAGGATCCGCCTGAGCATGTATGTGCTCAACGCCGCCTTCTACAAGCCGGCGTTGCTGAGCAGGGACTGCCAGGCGCTCGACGTGCTCAGCGACGGGCGGCTCGAGGTCGGGCTCGGAACCGGCTATGTCAAGGAGGAATTCGAGGCCGCCGAGCTGCCCTACCCCAGCGCCGGGGCGCGCGTCGACAATCTCGAGCACATGACCGCCTACCTCAAGGAACACCACCCCACGACGCCGATCCTCGTCGCAGGCAACGGCGACCGGGTGTTGACCCTGGCGGCCCGGCAGGCCGACATCATCGGCCTGACCGGCGCCCGGGCGCGCGCCGTCGACGACCCGCTGGCCGAGCGTGTTGACTTCGTTCGCAACGCGGCGGGTGATGGGTTCGACCGCCTCGAGCTGAACATGGTCATCACCGCAATGCCACCGGAGGGCGAGACCTTCCCCGACCTGAAGATGACGCGTCGGTACGAGCCGGACATGTCCGACGAGGAGCTGATATCGATGCCGTCGGTGCTCAGCGGGTCGCCCCGGGACATGGCCGACAGGCTGTGCGAATACCGCGACGTGTACGGATTGACGTCCTTCACCGTGCAGGACAACAACCTGGAAGCGTTCGCGAAGGTGATCGCCGAACTGCGCTGA
- a CDS encoding poly-gamma-glutamate hydrolase family protein codes for MPARWHPYFAYGSNLCVNQMALRCPDAADPRPAVLSDHDWLINERGVATVEPFAGTQVHGVLWQISDGDLATLDSAEGVPVRYRRDRLTVHTDDGPAPAWVYIDHRVTPGAPRPGYLPRIIDGAVHHGLPQRWIEFLRRWDPARWPRPTSAGGPGPQSLSALLTEPGVCEASRLRSRFGFLAIHGGGLEEMTDVIAERAAEAAGASVYVVRHPDRYPHHLPSRLFDPAESPRLAEFLEHVDVVVSLHGYGRIGRSTQLLAGGCNRALAAHLARHIHLTGYQVVTDLDDIPPELRGLHPRNPVNRVRDGGAQLELSVRVRGISPRSPLPGTDGLSPVTSALVRGLADAASSW; via the coding sequence ATGCCGGCCCGCTGGCACCCCTACTTCGCGTACGGCTCGAACCTATGCGTCAATCAGATGGCGCTGCGCTGCCCCGACGCGGCCGACCCGCGGCCGGCGGTGCTGTCGGATCACGACTGGCTCATCAACGAGCGCGGTGTGGCTACGGTGGAACCCTTCGCCGGAACCCAGGTGCATGGCGTGCTGTGGCAGATCTCCGACGGTGACCTGGCGACGCTGGACAGCGCCGAGGGCGTGCCCGTCCGCTACCGGCGCGACCGGTTGACCGTGCACACCGACGACGGTCCGGCGCCGGCCTGGGTGTACATCGACCACCGCGTGACCCCCGGCGCGCCGCGACCCGGATACCTGCCCCGGATCATCGACGGTGCCGTGCACCACGGGCTGCCCCAACGCTGGATTGAGTTCCTCCGCCGATGGGACCCGGCGCGCTGGCCCCGTCCGACATCGGCGGGTGGGCCTGGGCCACAATCGCTTTCAGCGCTGCTAACTGAGCCCGGGGTCTGCGAGGCCAGCCGCCTGCGGTCGCGTTTCGGCTTCCTCGCCATCCACGGCGGCGGCCTGGAGGAGATGACCGACGTCATCGCCGAACGCGCCGCCGAGGCCGCGGGCGCCTCCGTCTACGTGGTGCGCCATCCCGACCGTTACCCACATCACCTGCCGTCGAGGCTGTTCGACCCCGCCGAATCGCCACGGCTCGCCGAATTTCTCGAGCATGTCGACGTGGTGGTGTCTCTGCATGGCTACGGCCGCATCGGGCGCAGCACGCAGCTGCTCGCCGGCGGGTGCAACCGCGCCCTGGCCGCCCACCTGGCTCGGCACATCCACCTGACCGGCTATCAGGTCGTCACGGATCTGGACGACATCCCGCCCGAATTGCGCGGGCTGCACCCACGAAACCCGGTCAACCGGGTGCGCGACGGGGGCGCCCAGCTGGAGTTGTCGGTTCGGGTCAGGGGGATCAGCCCGCGCAGCCCGCTTCCCGGGACTGACGGTTTGTCACCGGTCACCAGCGCGCTGGTCCGGGGGCTGGCGGACGCGGCTAGTAGTTGGTAA